A part of Paraburkholderia azotifigens genomic DNA contains:
- a CDS encoding ABC transporter permease has protein sequence MTVNDSKSLKAKLRSAERTERVKAFMLVAPLLIFLLVTFLVPIGSLLMKSFRDPTLSQEMPHASVLLREWDPSGGKLPGEQVYDAFARDLIAAKESEGVSRIASRLNYDEAGMRSLLMKTARRLGDEGTGTWHERLTGIDARWNDIAAWSTLKYASSPWTLGYYLKAFDFKRDTHGAIVRQGESERLYVSVFIRTAWVSIAVSALCLLFGYPVAFFLANIPARYSNLFMIMVLLPFWTSILVRTTAWVVVLQTNGVINDVLKHLGLTDHGLPLIYNRFGVLVAMTHILLPYAILSLYSVMKGVPNIYMKAARSLGAGPIRSFFQAYFPQTLPGVGAAGMLTFILAVGYYITPAIVGGPDDQLASYYIANHVNNTLNWGLASALASILLAGVLLIYGVFVRMTGGAGVKLG, from the coding sequence ATGACTGTGAACGACTCGAAGAGCCTCAAGGCAAAACTCCGTAGCGCGGAGCGAACCGAGCGCGTGAAGGCTTTCATGCTGGTCGCGCCGCTGCTGATCTTCCTCCTTGTAACGTTCCTTGTTCCCATCGGAAGCTTGCTGATGAAGAGCTTCAGGGACCCAACGCTTTCGCAGGAAATGCCGCACGCCTCCGTGTTGCTTCGCGAATGGGATCCGAGCGGTGGCAAGCTGCCGGGTGAGCAGGTGTACGACGCGTTTGCGCGCGATCTCATCGCGGCAAAAGAAAGCGAGGGCGTCAGCCGGATAGCATCGCGCCTGAACTACGACGAGGCGGGCATGCGGAGCCTGCTGATGAAGACGGCGCGTCGTCTGGGCGATGAAGGCACGGGCACGTGGCATGAACGTCTCACGGGAATCGACGCGCGCTGGAATGACATCGCGGCGTGGTCCACGCTCAAGTACGCATCGTCGCCGTGGACGCTCGGCTACTACCTGAAAGCATTCGACTTCAAGCGCGACACGCATGGCGCGATCGTGCGCCAGGGCGAAAGCGAGCGGCTCTACGTCAGCGTTTTCATTCGCACGGCATGGGTGAGCATTGCGGTCAGTGCGCTCTGTCTGCTGTTCGGATATCCGGTCGCGTTCTTTCTCGCCAACATTCCGGCGCGCTACAGCAACCTGTTCATGATCATGGTGCTGTTGCCTTTCTGGACTTCGATCCTGGTTCGCACGACCGCGTGGGTCGTCGTGCTGCAAACCAACGGGGTGATCAATGACGTGCTCAAGCATCTCGGTTTAACCGATCACGGCTTGCCGCTGATCTACAACCGTTTCGGCGTGCTGGTTGCGATGACGCACATTCTTCTGCCGTACGCGATTTTGTCGCTCTATTCGGTGATGAAGGGCGTGCCGAACATCTACATGAAGGCGGCGCGGTCGCTCGGCGCAGGTCCGATCCGCTCGTTCTTTCAGGCGTATTTTCCGCAGACGCTTCCCGGTGTCGGCGCGGCAGGCATGCTGACGTTCATTCTCGCCGTCGGCTACTACATCACGCCTGCGATCGTCGGCGGCCCGGACGATCAACTGGCCAGCTACTACATCGCGAATCACGTCAACAACACCTTGAACTGGGGCCTCGCAAGTGCGCTTGCGTCGATCCTGCTCGCCGGCGTGCTGCTGATCTACGGCGTATTCGTCCGCATGACCGGCGGTGCCGGCGTCAAACTGGGGTGA
- a CDS encoding ABC transporter ATP-binding protein, with protein MSTIVSFKNVQKTYDGETLVVKNLNLEIQEGEFLTMLGPSGSGKTTCLMMLAGFETATHGEILLQGRPINRIPPERRNIGMVFQSYALFPHKSVAENLAFPLKVRKVPKDEIARKVKRALNMVNMEKFANRMPAQLSGGQQQRIAVARALVFEPALVLMDEPLGALDKQLREQMQYEIKQIHEQSGLTVVYVTHDQGEAMTMSDRIAVFNNGTIQQLAPPPALYENPENAFVARFIGESNELLGTVSSVDRERCTVKLESGQNIHAYAGPSVRGTGSASISLRPERVTVGDLAKNCDNVFQGGVKDLIYYGDHLRVVMQVCGRNDFIVKLPNNGVARQLRIGDSVHVGWMAECCRALQ; from the coding sequence ATGTCCACCATTGTCTCTTTCAAGAATGTCCAGAAAACCTACGACGGCGAAACGCTCGTCGTCAAAAATCTCAACCTCGAAATTCAGGAGGGTGAGTTCCTGACGATGCTCGGGCCGTCGGGCTCTGGAAAGACGACGTGTCTCATGATGCTTGCGGGTTTCGAAACCGCGACGCATGGTGAAATCCTGCTTCAGGGGAGGCCGATCAACCGTATTCCGCCGGAGCGCCGCAACATCGGCATGGTGTTCCAGAGCTACGCGCTTTTCCCTCACAAGTCGGTTGCCGAGAATCTCGCGTTCCCGCTCAAGGTGCGGAAAGTACCAAAGGACGAGATCGCAAGAAAGGTAAAGCGCGCGCTCAACATGGTGAACATGGAAAAGTTCGCCAATCGCATGCCCGCACAGCTTTCGGGCGGGCAGCAGCAACGCATTGCGGTCGCGCGTGCGCTCGTGTTCGAACCGGCGTTGGTGCTGATGGACGAGCCGCTTGGCGCGCTCGACAAACAGCTTCGCGAGCAGATGCAGTATGAGATCAAGCAGATTCACGAGCAAAGCGGATTGACGGTCGTTTATGTGACGCACGACCAGGGGGAGGCGATGACGATGTCCGACCGGATCGCCGTGTTCAACAACGGCACCATCCAGCAGCTCGCGCCGCCTCCCGCACTCTATGAAAATCCTGAGAACGCGTTTGTCGCGCGATTCATCGGTGAGAGTAATGAACTGCTTGGAACCGTATCGTCGGTCGACAGGGAGCGGTGCACCGTCAAGCTGGAGAGCGGACAGAACATCCACGCGTATGCTGGCCCGAGCGTACGCGGAACCGGCTCGGCCAGCATCTCGTTGCGTCCGGAGCGGGTGACAGTCGGCGATCTGGCGAAGAACTGTGACAACGTGTTCCAGGGTGGCGTAAAGGATCTCATCTACTACGGCGATCATCTTCGCGTCGTCATGCAAGTATGCGGCAGGAATGACTTCATCGTGAAGCTGCCGAACAACGGCGTCGCGCGTCAACTGCGCATTGGCGATTCGGTGCATGTGGGCTGGATGGCGGAATGCTGCCGCGCATTGCAGTGA
- the pruA gene encoding L-glutamate gamma-semialdehyde dehydrogenase encodes MISGPQFPLPANETEVSFRPGTAAAAELAKALEQRDVVDIPTVIGGKRYSSNDTVEVRAPHDTQRVLARIHRPTESQIAEAIKSSASVAKDWASLTHASRATILHRAADIVATRSRMRINAATMLGQSKTIDQAEPDSACELIDFLRFNAYNAQRVYAEQPMSVPTAVNRADWRPLEGFVYAVSPFNFTAIGGNLTTAPAIMGNTVLWKPSEKSALANWIFYEALEEAGLPPGVINFVPGDAELTTRVALSSPDLAGIHFTGSSAVFQSLWKGVASKVDSFRTIPRLVGETGGKDFVLAHPSANASEVAIALIRGAFEYQGQKCSAASRAYIPRSLWAAVSQEMRDRLAQLKVGDVAQSDTFMGAVISQASHQKLTRVLAAAREDSSVKVVSGGKTWSDPGYFVEPTVLEVSDPHHALLKEELFGPVLSVFVYDDANWEETLQLIDSTSPYALTGSIFCTDRFALHRAEAALINAAGNLYLNDKPTGAMIGQQPFGGGRASGTNDKAGSYLNLLRWASPRVVKETYLPPRDWQFGA; translated from the coding sequence GTGATTTCAGGCCCACAATTTCCGTTGCCGGCGAATGAAACTGAAGTGAGCTTCCGGCCCGGCACTGCTGCCGCGGCAGAGCTTGCGAAAGCGCTGGAGCAGCGCGACGTAGTCGACATTCCGACGGTGATCGGCGGGAAGCGCTACTCCTCGAACGACACCGTCGAAGTGCGTGCACCGCACGACACGCAGCGTGTGCTTGCGCGCATTCATCGTCCGACCGAAAGCCAGATCGCCGAAGCGATCAAGAGCTCGGCTTCTGTTGCGAAGGACTGGGCCAGCCTGACGCACGCCAGCCGCGCCACGATTCTCCATCGGGCCGCGGACATTGTGGCGACCCGTTCGCGTATGCGGATCAACGCTGCGACGATGCTCGGCCAAAGCAAGACGATCGATCAGGCCGAGCCCGACAGCGCGTGCGAGCTGATCGATTTCCTGCGCTTCAACGCCTACAACGCTCAACGCGTGTATGCCGAGCAGCCGATGTCTGTTCCCACGGCTGTCAATCGCGCCGACTGGCGTCCGCTGGAAGGGTTTGTCTACGCGGTGTCGCCGTTCAACTTCACGGCGATCGGTGGCAACCTGACGACGGCCCCGGCCATCATGGGCAATACGGTTCTCTGGAAGCCGTCGGAGAAGTCGGCGCTCGCGAACTGGATTTTCTACGAAGCGCTGGAAGAAGCAGGCCTTCCGCCGGGCGTCATCAATTTCGTTCCCGGCGATGCCGAACTGACCACGCGTGTTGCACTGTCTTCGCCGGACCTTGCAGGCATCCACTTCACGGGTTCGTCAGCCGTGTTCCAGTCGCTGTGGAAAGGCGTTGCGTCGAAGGTCGACAGCTTCCGCACTATTCCGCGACTCGTCGGCGAGACGGGCGGCAAGGACTTTGTTCTGGCTCATCCGTCGGCCAATGCATCGGAAGTCGCAATCGCATTGATCCGCGGCGCGTTCGAGTATCAAGGCCAGAAGTGCAGCGCCGCGTCACGCGCCTATATTCCGCGCAGCCTCTGGGCAGCAGTGAGTCAGGAAATGCGTGACCGTCTCGCGCAGCTGAAGGTCGGCGATGTCGCGCAGTCTGACACGTTCATGGGCGCGGTGATCTCGCAGGCGTCGCATCAGAAACTGACGCGGGTGCTGGCGGCGGCGCGCGAAGATTCGAGCGTCAAGGTCGTGTCGGGCGGAAAGACGTGGTCGGACCCGGGATATTTCGTCGAGCCGACGGTACTGGAAGTGAGCGACCCGCACCACGCGTTGTTGAAGGAAGAACTCTTCGGCCCCGTCCTTTCGGTCTTCGTATACGACGACGCGAACTGGGAAGAGACGCTGCAACTGATCGATTCGACGAGCCCATATGCATTGACGGGTTCGATCTTCTGCACCGATCGCTTCGCACTGCATCGCGCAGAAGCGGCGTTGATCAACGCGGCAGGCAATCTTTATCTGAACGACAAGCCCACGGGTGCCATGATCGGTCAGCAACCGTTCGGCGGCGGTCGCGCCAGCGGCACAAACGACAAGGCAGGTTCCTACCTCAATCTGCTGCGTTGGGCGTCCCCGCGCGTGGTGAAGGAAACGTACCTGCCCCCGCGCGACTGGCAGTTCGGCGCTTAA
- a CDS encoding TetR family transcriptional regulator C-terminal domain-containing protein, which produces MQVQKPGRTEIESRKDDPSQYEGMRYRLIDSTLEVVGHVGLEHLTIRKVSEHAGVSVGLVHHHFENKSNLVYKTFVYLIRRVREQLTAGRRGIVDPVERMKFTADMCFSDEVMSPGAANVWPHMWSSSAYDKDVQRLCTAFSRRLRSNFIWDLRKAGCDQMMATIYAMQAMALVHGLWIEHRVAATMSISEVLGVFHAVIDHATNRGWKASMLCHSGTNH; this is translated from the coding sequence ATGCAAGTGCAGAAGCCAGGACGCACTGAGATCGAGAGCCGGAAGGACGACCCGAGTCAGTACGAAGGGATGCGTTACCGGTTGATCGACTCGACGCTCGAGGTTGTGGGCCACGTCGGGCTCGAACACCTCACGATCAGAAAGGTCAGCGAGCACGCGGGCGTTTCCGTGGGGCTCGTCCATCATCACTTCGAGAACAAGAGCAACCTCGTCTACAAGACGTTTGTCTACCTGATTCGAAGAGTGCGGGAACAGCTCACGGCAGGACGTCGAGGCATCGTCGATCCTGTCGAACGCATGAAGTTCACCGCCGACATGTGCTTCAGCGACGAAGTGATGAGTCCGGGTGCTGCGAACGTATGGCCTCACATGTGGAGTTCGTCGGCATACGACAAGGACGTACAGCGGCTTTGCACCGCATTCTCGAGACGGCTGCGCTCCAACTTCATCTGGGATCTGCGCAAAGCCGGCTGCGACCAGATGATGGCCACCATCTACGCGATGCAAGCGATGGCTCTGGTGCACGGATTGTGGATCGAACACCGCGTGGCCGCGACCATGAGCATCAGTGAAGTTCTCGGTGTATTCCACGCTGTCATCGACCATGCGACCAATCGCGGATGGAAGGCGAGCATGTTGTGCCACTCAGGCACGAATCACTGA
- a CDS encoding LysR family transcriptional regulator, producing MTTKESVPEQFPDWGLLASWVAVVEAGSISDAASRLAISQAGVSLRIKALESILDTSLLDRATRPARPTAAGQRLFEHATVLLQGADQMVESVRNVTRAKRVVVRLGCVDSFAATIGPIIIRALSGTSHQIRLWSGITPTLDAQLEARQVDMAVTTTSFSNAAGIKRQKLFTEPYVAVLPKGFEIDRLTTLAELSRHLQFIRYSSRSVIGQHVDAYLASHGEDIDRTCEFDATDPMLSLVAAGLGFALTTPLCLWQSRHYLPEIRVVPLTAFSRQGRPYQPLSRSFFLAYRENELGHLPADLYDLLKRSFERQVSQDIAKALTLRPEDIFVPEEE from the coding sequence ATGACTACGAAAGAGAGCGTTCCCGAGCAATTCCCGGATTGGGGGCTCCTCGCGAGCTGGGTAGCCGTTGTCGAAGCCGGGTCCATCTCGGACGCCGCCAGCCGGCTCGCCATCTCACAGGCGGGCGTTTCTCTGCGCATCAAGGCTCTGGAATCGATACTGGACACGAGTCTTCTCGATCGCGCCACCCGACCGGCGCGCCCAACGGCCGCCGGGCAACGTCTGTTCGAACACGCGACCGTCCTCCTGCAGGGCGCGGACCAGATGGTCGAGAGCGTTCGGAATGTCACTCGCGCAAAGCGCGTCGTCGTGCGCCTTGGCTGTGTCGACTCGTTCGCCGCAACCATCGGCCCCATCATCATCCGTGCACTGTCCGGCACCTCACACCAGATCAGGTTGTGGTCAGGCATCACACCCACACTGGACGCACAACTCGAGGCCAGACAGGTCGACATGGCAGTAACGACAACCAGCTTCTCAAACGCCGCAGGAATCAAGCGGCAAAAGCTTTTTACGGAGCCGTACGTCGCCGTCTTGCCCAAGGGCTTTGAAATCGACCGGCTCACGACCCTTGCCGAGTTGAGCCGTCATCTGCAGTTCATCCGCTATAGCTCGCGCTCCGTCATCGGCCAGCATGTCGATGCTTATCTGGCGTCACATGGCGAAGACATCGATCGTACGTGCGAATTCGACGCGACGGATCCCATGCTGAGTCTGGTTGCCGCGGGGCTGGGATTCGCGCTCACGACGCCCTTGTGCCTCTGGCAGTCCCGGCACTATCTCCCGGAAATCCGCGTCGTGCCACTGACCGCCTTTTCCCGGCAGGGACGCCCGTATCAACCTCTGAGCAGATCGTTCTTCCTTGCATATCGCGAGAATGAATTGGGACATCTGCCGGCCGATCTTTATGATCTGCTGAAGCGATCCTTCGAAAGGCAGGTCTCGCAAGACATCGCCAAGGCGCTCACGCTGCGACCGGAGGATATTTTCGTTCCCGAAGAAGAGTAA
- a CDS encoding N-formylglutamate amidohydrolase, with the protein MIDLNVAANNAALSERLNRLGLCRTHTSRGEALYLPGLEPLDADVQCRIEEYWKPFHAAVLEELIRLRSLHNHVLMLVPHAGAWLSPYRDQLEAADCNFSTNHGASSERLIVSAMTQASQALDHSWVVNGKMIDTFAAQRYGRPEQGVHVIELEIGGRWRRAIEAAAGDSADEARPDADMAKILCAAEQAIESLPATSVAGDLMRELRDSWLE; encoded by the coding sequence GTGATCGATCTGAATGTGGCGGCGAACAACGCCGCGTTGTCTGAACGATTGAACCGGCTAGGACTTTGTCGTACGCACACGTCACGAGGGGAAGCACTCTATTTGCCCGGGTTGGAGCCCCTCGACGCGGATGTGCAGTGTCGGATCGAAGAGTACTGGAAGCCGTTCCATGCGGCGGTTCTGGAGGAGTTGATCCGGCTACGCAGCCTACATAACCACGTTCTGATGCTGGTACCGCATGCTGGCGCGTGGTTATCTCCGTATCGGGATCAACTGGAGGCCGCCGACTGCAATTTCAGCACCAATCATGGAGCATCCAGCGAGAGGCTCATTGTGAGCGCGATGACCCAGGCGTCGCAGGCGCTGGACCACTCCTGGGTGGTGAATGGAAAGATGATCGATACGTTCGCGGCCCAGCGCTACGGCCGGCCGGAGCAAGGTGTTCACGTGATCGAACTGGAGATTGGTGGTCGTTGGCGGCGGGCAATAGAGGCTGCGGCGGGCGATTCGGCTGACGAGGCCCGACCTGACGCAGATATGGCGAAAATTTTGTGCGCTGCTGAGCAGGCAATTGAGAGCCTTCCCGCAACGAGCGTCGCCGGCGATCTGATGCGTGAGCTTCGTGACTCTTGGCTGGAATAA
- a CDS encoding pyrroline-5-carboxylate reductase, whose protein sequence is MRLGFVGTGGITRAIVTGLLKVGAEVETIALSNRTARIANDLAALHPKVRVCESNQQVLDTSDVVCLAVLPTIARDVIRELAFAPTHRVISFIPGLRTDELSKLIPDAVSVTRAVPLPAVEQGIGTTAVYPPHDVARRLFSSVGTAVEVESEDQFDCLHTVTATMASYFAFMQSQADWLIGKGLPPEKARTFLSSYCAGMAHRAEHTDYSFPELIKHSITPGGMNEKVLLELSSAGAFDLYPRALDGVLEWLKGFH, encoded by the coding sequence ATGAGGCTTGGCTTTGTTGGTACCGGCGGTATCACCCGTGCGATCGTGACCGGACTTCTAAAGGTGGGAGCGGAAGTCGAAACAATCGCTCTTTCCAACAGGACAGCCCGGATCGCGAACGACCTCGCGGCGCTGCATCCGAAAGTGCGCGTTTGCGAATCAAATCAGCAGGTGCTAGACACCTCGGACGTGGTCTGCCTCGCAGTTCTTCCTACGATAGCGCGCGACGTCATTCGCGAACTCGCTTTCGCGCCAACGCACAGGGTCATCAGCTTCATTCCCGGGTTACGGACGGACGAGTTGTCGAAGCTGATCCCTGACGCAGTTTCGGTCACCCGCGCGGTTCCTTTGCCAGCTGTCGAACAGGGCATTGGCACGACGGCCGTCTATCCGCCTCACGACGTTGCACGCCGGCTATTTTCCAGCGTGGGAACGGCCGTCGAGGTGGAAAGCGAAGATCAGTTCGACTGCCTGCATACCGTCACTGCGACAATGGCCAGCTATTTTGCATTCATGCAAAGTCAGGCGGACTGGCTCATCGGCAAGGGTCTGCCACCTGAAAAAGCGCGCACGTTCCTCTCCTCGTACTGTGCAGGAATGGCGCACCGCGCCGAACACACGGACTATTCGTTTCCTGAACTTATCAAGCACTCGATCACGCCGGGCGGCATGAACGAAAAGGTGCTCCTCGAACTCTCGTCTGCCGGCGCATTCGATCTCTACCCGCGCGCACTCGACGGTGTGCTGGAGTGGCTGAAGGGCTTTCATTAG
- a CDS encoding ABC transporter substrate-binding protein, whose translation MKPVVRLGLLAASVFSVSAMASQITFVSWGGNYQDAQERTAAKPFMSKAGVQVRSDSYNGGIAQIRSQVQTNNVSWDVVDMQLADITRACDEGLLEKINPASLVPAPNGTPAKNDYVANGVSECMAGNIAWSSLITYNKDKFKGSEPAKVADFFDLKKYPGKRGLRKSPEGALEWALLADGVAPADVYKVLGTPAGVDRAFRKLNTIKSSIVWWETGSQPAQLLADGEVTMSSAYNGRIYAAMMQDKKPFAFIWDGQVKYIEGYAIVKGTKNLQAAQDFVKFATEPAVLAKLAPLTANGPIRSSAVAMVDPKVLPYLPTAPVNQKGAVDSDVAFWADHADDLNQKFAVWLGQK comes from the coding sequence ATGAAGCCCGTTGTAAGGTTGGGATTGCTCGCGGCGTCTGTGTTTAGCGTTTCGGCGATGGCGTCACAGATCACCTTTGTTTCCTGGGGTGGTAACTACCAGGATGCACAGGAAAGGACTGCCGCGAAGCCTTTTATGTCGAAAGCCGGTGTTCAGGTCAGGAGCGATTCATACAACGGCGGAATCGCGCAGATTCGCAGTCAGGTGCAAACGAACAACGTGTCATGGGATGTCGTCGACATGCAACTCGCCGACATCACGCGTGCGTGCGACGAAGGTCTGCTCGAGAAGATCAATCCTGCCAGTCTGGTTCCGGCGCCCAACGGCACGCCGGCGAAGAATGACTATGTCGCCAACGGCGTCTCCGAATGCATGGCAGGCAATATCGCGTGGTCGTCACTGATCACTTACAACAAGGACAAGTTCAAGGGATCCGAGCCCGCGAAAGTCGCCGACTTCTTCGATCTGAAGAAGTACCCGGGCAAACGCGGGCTGCGCAAGTCGCCTGAGGGAGCGCTGGAGTGGGCGCTCCTCGCGGACGGCGTTGCTCCAGCGGACGTGTATAAAGTTTTGGGCACACCTGCCGGAGTGGATCGGGCTTTCAGAAAGCTCAATACGATCAAGTCGTCGATCGTCTGGTGGGAGACTGGTTCCCAGCCCGCTCAGTTGCTCGCCGACGGCGAGGTGACGATGTCCAGCGCGTACAACGGCCGGATCTACGCGGCGATGATGCAGGACAAAAAGCCGTTCGCTTTCATCTGGGATGGTCAGGTCAAGTACATCGAGGGCTACGCCATCGTAAAGGGTACGAAAAACCTGCAGGCAGCCCAGGACTTCGTCAAGTTCGCCACTGAGCCGGCCGTGCTCGCCAAGCTGGCGCCCCTGACGGCGAACGGTCCGATCAGAAGCTCTGCAGTCGCGATGGTCGATCCGAAGGTGCTGCCCTATCTTCCCACTGCACCAGTTAACCAGAAGGGTGCCGTCGATTCTGACGTAGCATTCTGGGCGGACCACGCCGACGATCTCAATCAGAAGTTCGCAGTGTGGTTAGGGCAGAAGTAA